The genomic stretch CAATTAAGAAGCATTAACTTTATAGACAAAGCTAAATTACGGAAGCTTTGAGCAACCCCACATTGATGCACCATATCTTTATGTCTCTAAACATGGTTAGGAGTTGAGTTTAATTAATCATTGATTGTGACACTAAAAGGTGAGACTAATTGGAGAGTTACGCTTAAAACTTGATTTTTCAAGTTCGGGGCTTTCTCAGATTCCACTATTCTTCTGTTCATCATAGTGAATGTTGTTGTGATCGGGGACCAAGATAATGGCACACAATGAAGGGTTAAATATAGAATAGCCCttcaaaaacaatttttttttctcacttgGTAGTCTTTAATGACCACTTTGGCTCAATCAGCTGGAAAACGTTCTAAATTTTTCCAACCAACCTAGGAATCAACCATTGAAATTGACACAACCATGTAAGATGcatttttatattaaaaaaaagatgcACTCAATGATATCAACTATTTTGTTGCCACATGTATCAAAATGACATCTCAAACATGACCTAAATATAATCAACAATTTTTGACACATATCACCTCAATTACACAATTTTTCTACGTATATTTACTAATTATTGCTTATTAACGTGATGCATGTTTTATAAAGAAATAATGTTCGATTTTGGACTACTTGGTTACTTGTGTTAGATTGAAGACCTGTTTGGAATTGAGGTAACTTATTAAAAAGTACTTCACCTATAAAGTTTTTAATAAAAGCACTTATTAAGTACTTAAGTGTTTTTAAGTATATTTCTTAGATATATAGTTCAATAAGTACTCATTGTATTAgataatgtgtaatttaaaaatttttaaatatatttatctctttatttagttcataatattggataaaatgattaaatttaatattttatttttgaaaatacaaaagctATTATAAAAGCACTAAATTTGAGTTTTTGCTAAAAGTGCTTTTAGTACTAAAACTTCACTCCTAATTTTATGAATGATGTTTACCAAATGCCTCAAAAGCACTTTTACCGCCTAAAAGTGTTTTTTTATTAGAAACACTGCAATTGGACGATAAAGGGAACAACTAAAaatacttgtaattttgaaAAGAGTATGTGTTATTAGAcctaaattaattatttcaaaaatttgccaCGTTATTTTGGGCTCACTCGCAAATAGAGTAGCTGACTTGGGAAGAATTTTTCAGGGTTTGGCTATAACTGCTAggataaaaatattttttccgCTTTTCATGTGGATTTACTTTCTTCTTAATAAATTTCTTtaaactttatatatatatatatatatatatatatatatataaagggcATAACAATCAAATCAGGTAAATTTCATCGCGGCAAGAATCCATCAATCAAAGACATAGGTTCCccaaaaaagataaagaatatGAATATAGGCAAAATATTAATAGCAGCATCTGAAAGTGGTAAATCAAGTGACGTTCTACTTTTGTTGGATGCGTAGCTTAAAAAACATCTCCTGATTaattgattacttgattatatGGTAAAGATCAATCAATATTCAGATATGCATACTACCTAATTAGAAATTTCATATGCATTTGTGCATAAACTAGAATCAAATTTGCCACATTCCCCTAGAAGATATGCAAAATTAACCTAATCCTTCGTTTAGGCAGCTGTGCCCCATCCTTGCGACAAGGTTTTCGGGTTTGAAATTTAATGTGACACTTGGAAACAATTTTACGGTTAGTCACATCAAGAATGGATGGGGAACATATGTGTTTCCGACTCAAGAATAAACAAACacaatacaaaatttcaactttaacCCTCATTTTAGGATGAGAAACTTTCATATTCATAACAtttgccttttgtttttcaattGCTTAAGGAAATCCAGGATTCAAAACTTAGCCCGTAAATTCAAACAAGAGAAGAAATATGTAGTTAGAAGCAGTGTACCTTTGTATTCGCGAAATAAGCAGAATGCTCCTTAATTACTATAACAATATGGTCCTTAATTACATATTCTTTGGACAGTTAACCAGCGGTAAAGTATACACTTCAAGTTTCATTTTCATGCTTCCtaacttttcttctttctgtATCGTTAAccccttttcttcttcaatATTTGACGCCACCGGTGGCCTTTACCTTGTCATAATATGTAATAACTTAGAATACACTTTTGGCTTGCTATAGcttattttctcatttttggtGTAGCTTATGtcattgttattttttattacaATTAATGCATGgtaatatttcttcttttttaaaatGTAATTTCCAAGTTCTTAGTGATGCATTAATtgttaaaaaaatagaaattacaTAAACCAACTATACAAATTTATTATAGTGATAAGGAAATTTTCTTTAAGCATGAAAAGAAATTGTTAATAAGGAtatagaagaaaagaaaaaagaaaaaaaaagataatataTTTACTGAATAACCAATATTTACTTTAATAACAATTAATGAAGAATGAAGAATTGTCAATAAAACTAGAAAAGCTTAAAATACTTTTtctgaatatatatatatatatccgaTTTGTAatgttaatcacattttttttcACTAAAAAATAGCCTTATGAATTGGAACATGAAACGAATTCATTAATAAGGATAATtaagaaagaaagaggaaaattaGACATTATTTGGCGCCACAAGTGTAAATTTGGCAATAGAATCCGTAAATGGGGCATAGATGTCTTTTAGCAACCCGCATACACAAAAAGTTAACTGGCATGTTTGACGGTCATCAGCCATGTATCAGTGGGTGATTTGTACATTTCGTGAACCTACGGGGTAAACTTAAAACTGTTGTTGACCTCTGTTTTCTATACTGACAAAAGAAGGACAACCAACAAAATCTGAGTGACTAGTAACAACAGCAAGTGTTGTAAGAAAGTCCCTACTCCCTAGTGTGTGAGTCAAAATAATTAGATAAAAGACATATATGTTGCCTAAGAAAGTAGTAAATTTCTTAGTCCTTTTCCGTATATCCTTAAAATTAAATAAcgcttttctttgattttcttttattGAAGTTTTAACAAGTATTTCCTTAATATGCTGCCTAGTGATACTTTTTCTACATCCATTGATAAATGCTTGTTTTGCATACTTGTCTCTGGTGTATTTTAGTGTGTTTTCATTCAAATTTGAGtccaattaattttttttcattttgtaattaaagtgaaaaacaTTACATTTAATTTCTATGAATTTAAATAGTCAAAACTTCATGTTTTGGCGGATTGATTAATTCAATTATCAATCGGAGTAAAGTGAGTAgaagtttggatgatttttcaTGATTAGAAGTGCATTTGAAATCATCATAAAGCATACAATTGAAGAAATGCAATGTGCACGATATTCGagcaagaaaaggaaagatTCACGAAGAAATACTAATCCGAGATCCATCTTAGGACTAACTCAAAACTCCTGCTGGGACATCTTTGCTAGTTGCTATCGAACCTCATTTTCCACTCTTAATATGGTAAGCacatttttgtttcttctagagtttcTCACTTGCAGAGATCCTTGTGGTGTCAGGAAAGGCACGAAGTGGAATCTGTTCGTAAAGGTGACAATCAAATATGTTTTAAGTTTATTGTTCTTACTAACATCCGGGTAAATTTCTTATGAGTTTCATGTACGTACCATTAGCAGTTGTTCCGTTTTGGTTAAAATTGGTAACTATTTTCATTTCTGTTGAAACTTTTTGTTCTATTTTACTGCATTGTCAAAACTTTAGGGATCACATAGCATTTCTCAATTCTTCCCAAACTACAATGCATGTGGTGCTTTGTGCCTCAACTTCCAATTTGCAATAGTCCGACTTTTGCAGACTTGTGAATGTTATGGCTTATTAATGGACGTTGCCTGTGACAATGACACTAGGAAAATGTAATAGTATTAGATAGCTATAAACTACTTATTTGATCCAAAAAATTTGGTAAATGTACAAAATTATTTGAGAACAACTAGTAGAGGTGCAGCTACATTATTCTGTAAAAGTTAATCACATAAATGAATGATTTAGGAAATTTTGCTGTTTCCTGAGCAATTTATGGTTGGACTACAACCTCTAATATCATTAACTCCACCTAATCTAGTCCACATCGTAAATATAAGCACCAGATAGTGGATATTTGAGCTTGGAAGTGTGTCAGTGAAGGTTTGTTAGTAGAACAATTAATTTGAGGAAATGTCTTGAATTCAATAGTCATTGCTATACTACAAAGTTACAAGAGTAAATATAAATTAGTCCACCCTTAATAGATACATCTAAGAGCCACGATTCTCTAAACGCCAAGATTATCCCAAGGAGCAATGGTCACTTTGCATTATCTTCGTGGGTACCTCCACACCAGGTTTTGTAACTGTCGAAAACAATAACCTTTAACATGGTTTAaagtcaagaaattccatctaattaaataaaaatgatcAAAGATCAAAAGTGATAGACATAATCAAATTAATCACAAAGATTAGTACTAATTAATCTCTCTCAAATGAAAGGCAGTCCACAAATTGAATTCTCTCTTTTACGTGAGCAAAGTCGATCGAATTTATTCTTCACTATCAGGACTTTTCTCAATCAGTGTAGTAGTAGAAAATTTATGACTGatgcaaaagcaaaagaaattgaaagcaAATTGAAGAGACAAGTTAGAGGGGCAATTTTGTACCGAAGAATATTGCGTAGGTGTTTATGTCAATTTCATTAAAGGGGAAGtgcctaaatttttttttttgcaatcgAAAGATTATTCACCAAATCTTGTAGCTAGCATCATATATGTAGTTGTCCTATTTCATAAAGGTTGTACGTTGCTTGGATGCTCTTGCAGGTACTTCTATCGTAACAATCACTTCAGGTTTTcctttagaaaataaatttgcaagtaaaataaaaaattggtcaaaatgtatagagagttttttaaaaattcttaAAATAGAATAATCTCCTCTTTGCATTCCTGAACTTATATCACTTTTCTACTTTATAATCTAAACTTTAATTTAAATACTTTGCACTCTTAACTCTTAATTTTGAACATTTTGCACCCTAAGCTTACAAGTGTGTCCTATTTAAGTCTAATTGATCACAATTTTAGCAAAATTAACTGTACAGAGGGCCTAACGAATCAATGATAATGTATTGAAAGTACTCGAAAGGCGCCAAGGTatcataataaaaataaaataattcattATCATTAATTTGCATCATCATTTACCTCATTAAGTTTGCTAAAAATATTGGTAATTGAAACCTTATAAATAAATGATAATATACTAAAAGTAGTCAAAAAAAGATAAGGGATTGCAGTTAGAACAAAAACGGTACATTGTCATTAATTTTCGCTACTCTTTGTCTCATAAATTTTGCGAATGTAGTCATTAATTGGATTCAAGTTGGATAAACTTGAGAATTTAATGTGTAAAATATCTAAAATTGAAAGTTTAGGGTATAAAATGTTTAAAATTGAAGTTTAGAGTGTTAAAGTACGAAAATGATACAAGTTTGGAGGTGGAAAGGGAAATTTGTCCTCTAAAATACTTACAAGTTACAACCACCCCCTCACGCATAGATCCTGATTTCCTTCCAGGTGTGACCTACTAACCTCCTAACACCCCAGCCATATCCGTGACTTGAGAAGAAAGCATAACTCCCCAACACCAGCCCACCATCCCCCTCACCCCcaacccaacaaaaaaaaaaaaaaaaaaaaaaatccaggaCCCCAAAAAACAAGTATTCTGCttttctctctcccactttccctTATAAATACACACACAACTCGTTTCTCCGCTTCACAACCCCAATCAACAACTCGACAAATCCTCTCCTGCAGTATCTTCTTTTTCAAAAACCACCCCTTcccaaaggaaaaagaatacaAATCAGAGAAGAAGCTCAAGAGCAAGAAAAACCAGCAAGAATGAGAACTCTAAGAACCTTAGGCACTACTACCTCCTCCAAATTCACAACACCTTCAACAACAACCACAAAGCCAACTTTTTCAACTCCTGCAATAGTACCGAAGTCCCTATGGCACTCTCCACTGCCATATTTGTTCGGCGGCCTCGCAGCGATGTTAGGACTAATTGCTTTTGCCCTTCTTCTCTTGGCATGTTCTTACTGGAGACTGTCAAGCAGTATAAACAATCAAGAAAGCACTGGTGAAAGGGATTCAGAAGAAGGTGGTGATGATGGGAAAGCTGAAAATGCTGCAGCAGGAAAAGCTATGCCTggttttgaagagaaaattgtAGTGATTATGGCTGGTGATGTCAAGCCAACTTTTCTTGCAACTCCCGTGTCCAGCAAAGCTTCTTGCTTTGGAGATGGATTCAAGAAGAATGAGAATTTTGgcaaagaaaaggaagagattgTTGAGAGACCAAAACATGAGGTATCAGATCATAATGAGCAAACAGTAAGATCAGCTGAGGATGGAAATCAAAGTCGAGAATCAACCGCTGCTCAAGAAAGCCCAGGAGAAAACCAGCCAtgaattgcttttttttttttttttagactcGCATCTTTcttaaaagaaagagagagaagagaaaaggagaaagaaagaaagagtttCTTTGACTTATAAaactcttttctttccttcttaattttgttttctatcttttttttttttggttctttcaATTTTGCATTGGGCTTTTTGGGACTTGTGCTCCGGGAGAATGTAAAATCATTTTTCAGATGAAATGAGAAACAACTAGGATTTTGCTGAAATGGCAAGAATTTCTAGTTGCAAACCGTAATTGGATATACCCTATGCATgttcttgttttgtttattcatttattttacaccctttttgttttcctttaaCTGTGATTTTGAAACGCATCTCTGTTTTTGTATACTGAAGTAATGTTCAGCTTTtttgccttttcaatcatttgaaTAAAGAATTAAAAGAAAGCTAATAAAGGTGCCATAAAGAAAATCCCTTGAGTTCCAAAAAGTGGCATGAGTGGCAGGAGTATATAATGCTATTTATCTACCACTACCGCTACCATTTTAGACAAGATTTAAACTTGTAAAGAACAATGCATGAAGACTGATTGAAGTTGAATTCTGTGTTAttaaaatccaaaagagaataaagtgaaaaataaaagaaaaccaaaGCACATATTCCTAATCTAACAATATTGCTTCCAACTTTTTCGAGTAGTTAAGGACATGGATTGGGggtatttgaaaaataattactgtaacacatttttgtaatataatatattttagatgaaaagataaaaaaaaattaaaacgtGATTATGatacaattaaataatttttttacaaataatggtcaattcaaattacactaaaaaaattttaaaaaaactcATGCATGTACAAAAAATAATACCATGTATATTAGCAAGACAACTAAAATGTGACTAGATGGTTTGGCAACGTCAGATTCTGGAGCGGCCGCACAGACTTTTCCGGTGGCCGGCCAATATTGAGCAGAGCGTGACAGGAAAGCAAAGGAGGAGAAACTGCGGTGGGGACCACAGAGGAATTAAGCGCACCCTATCCTAAGCATTGAAGAAAAGGCAGGGTGAAGTGCTGCCCagcttttaatttttgtttgccATTTTCTTGGGATGCAACTTGGAGGACACGTGGAGATTTTTCAGTGCATCCTGCGTAAATGTCGAAAGCAACGTGTCCACATAATAGCCCGGACTCCTGAGACAAATCTGATGTTCTATTTTGCTGCGGCGATCCAAAACCGCTTAGCCCTTAAATAACGGTTGTTTTTATACTTCAAGAACAAGCATGAAAAGGGTTGATCACtttcttttcgtttttttttaaatcttagAAAAGTAATTAAGCGTCTGAAATTCAAATTATTCGAAAAGTCTTTTTTACTtgatatttaatatttaaattaaaaaatatatgaaaaaaCTTGCGTTCAATAGAATTTGAACCTATACCAAGTGTTTAAAAGACTTTTGCCCTATTCATTGGATAATAGACGCTTTTTatggatttgattttttttttcacaaaatttacgAAAAGTTTGctaattttgttaaaaaataaaTCTAACTTACTGTCTTTCTAAAATAACTTCATATTAAATGAAGTATGACTAATTAGTTTTATATTAAATAAGTTAGATTATACTCAATAATAACATATATTAAATAAGaatattttagagaaattataaattaaatacattttttaattgAAAGTAGACTCTAGTTTggaacaaatgaaaaaaaaaaacaaatctaTCAAATAGAAAGGCGTGAATAAATATTtgatattaataattttttaacccATATCTACCTACTAGATAAGAGAACAACTCAAGTTCTCATTGAATGCCAAGTGTTAAGGTATTATTGGAGGAAgcaattttcatttctttattttggtCATTAAGGAGTGAGAAATGTCTATTTGGGACTTGGTATCCAAATTGTAAGTATCAATAGTTCCATACTATTTGGGGCTAATTGGTAATAACAgcttaattatttttctttctttcttttgtttgtatttttattggtGGCAAAGGTCAGTTGGGTCCTTCCATGAAAGCTACCCATCAAAATAGTTGCTAACTATTCAGGGTCATTTTTGTACATTTGAAATTATTCCTTTATAATTTT from Coffea eugenioides isolate CCC68of chromosome 8, Ceug_1.0, whole genome shotgun sequence encodes the following:
- the LOC113781617 gene encoding protein GLUTAMINE DUMPER 2-like; its protein translation is MRTLRTLGTTTSSKFTTPSTTTTKPTFSTPAIVPKSLWHSPLPYLFGGLAAMLGLIAFALLLLACSYWRLSSSINNQESTGERDSEEGGDDGKAENAAAGKAMPGFEEKIVVIMAGDVKPTFLATPVSSKASCFGDGFKKNENFGKEKEEIVERPKHEVSDHNEQTVRSAEDGNQSRESTAAQESPGENQP